From a single Thermoanaerobaculum aquaticum genomic region:
- a CDS encoding heme lyase CcmF/NrfE family subunit, which translates to MYWPGVITLWAAFLAFAASAFFYWRADRGREELKAYARQAYYYGTFAVFLASGILLYLILTHDFRLHYVFSYSDLSLPWFYLVSTFWAGQEGSFLLWILWGAVIGIFFIRFSRHYENRALLVYNLTLLSLIAILLKQSPFRFLQGLPPGQVPVDGQGLNPLLQNFWMTIHPPIMFLGYAATAVPFALAIAALWSRRYEEWVKASLPWALVTVVTLGAAILLGGYWAYVTLGWGGYWGWDPVENSSLVPWLTSSALVHGLVLQKARNRFRKLNFFLAIVSFVLVVYATFLTRSGVLADFSVHSFVDLGITGWLVFNLLFFLSLGLAFLFWRWREIPSEVGEEPFFSRTVFFVIAIGALLATATVVLVGTSSPLITRLFTKPSQVGADFYNRVTLPVGILLALLLGVVPYLHWKGTAKELGQRLLLASGVALAGTLGAVAFGARGVLFLVFLFVSILAFASNLLKSMDEMRQRRFRAMGGYLAHVGLGLMLTGIITSSAYDKTQKVTLAEGQPQTLFGYTLTFKGIRNDNPLEKDVMLVEVKDSQGRLRQARPRMFINEKTQQLVAHPDVLVRLTHDLYISPVEYNPGRPPEDAGMVELGKGESTQLGPLFITFQGFDMGGGHETGEELSIGARLQLTTDGQTYALTPKLVSKPTGLESHGVEVPGRPGIKVQLVGVNASAGRIRLHVAGIPSGVAKRAFLKPGQSLVYRGVTLTFDTFDLSDFDPQAGKINIGAVFKAKTADGKEFEVTPAVRSGGQRLDAALPPLSGVSIRIGQMNADEKLVELLVLDPNAPPDPGEPARFSADVSVKPMIGLLWTGLVVLLAGGVLAAWRRQEEFA; encoded by the coding sequence ATGTACTGGCCTGGAGTCATTACGTTGTGGGCGGCTTTCCTGGCGTTTGCCGCCTCCGCCTTTTTTTACTGGCGGGCCGATCGTGGCCGTGAGGAGCTCAAAGCCTACGCCCGACAAGCCTATTACTACGGCACCTTTGCGGTGTTTTTGGCTTCAGGAATCCTCCTTTACCTCATCCTCACCCACGATTTCCGGCTTCATTACGTGTTTTCGTATTCAGACCTTTCCCTTCCCTGGTTTTACTTGGTTTCGACCTTCTGGGCTGGGCAAGAGGGTAGCTTCCTCCTTTGGATCCTTTGGGGGGCGGTCATTGGCATCTTTTTCATCCGCTTTTCCCGGCACTATGAGAACCGCGCGCTTTTGGTTTACAACCTGACCCTCCTGTCCCTCATCGCCATCTTGCTGAAGCAGTCCCCGTTCCGCTTTCTCCAAGGCCTGCCCCCGGGGCAGGTGCCGGTGGACGGTCAGGGCCTCAATCCCTTGCTGCAGAACTTCTGGATGACCATTCACCCGCCCATTATGTTCTTGGGTTACGCCGCCACCGCGGTGCCTTTTGCCCTGGCCATTGCTGCCCTTTGGAGCCGGCGCTACGAGGAGTGGGTGAAAGCCTCTCTACCCTGGGCTCTAGTGACGGTGGTGACGCTGGGTGCCGCCATCCTGCTGGGAGGCTACTGGGCTTACGTGACCTTGGGCTGGGGCGGTTACTGGGGTTGGGATCCGGTGGAAAATTCCTCTCTGGTGCCGTGGCTTACCTCTTCCGCCTTGGTTCACGGGCTTGTCCTGCAAAAAGCCCGCAACCGCTTCCGCAAGCTCAACTTCTTCTTGGCCATTGTGTCTTTTGTGTTGGTGGTGTACGCCACGTTTTTGACCCGATCGGGGGTTCTTGCCGACTTTTCGGTGCACTCCTTTGTCGATTTGGGTATCACCGGATGGCTGGTTTTCAACCTGCTGTTCTTCCTATCGCTGGGACTTGCATTTCTGTTTTGGCGGTGGCGGGAGATCCCCTCAGAAGTGGGTGAGGAGCCGTTCTTTTCCCGCACCGTGTTTTTCGTCATTGCCATTGGGGCTTTGCTAGCCACCGCCACGGTGGTGCTGGTGGGAACATCCTCCCCGCTCATTACCCGGCTGTTCACCAAGCCATCCCAGGTGGGTGCCGACTTTTACAACCGCGTCACCTTGCCGGTGGGCATCCTGCTGGCGCTGCTTTTGGGGGTGGTTCCCTACCTCCACTGGAAAGGCACCGCCAAAGAGCTTGGCCAAAGGCTCCTTTTGGCCTCAGGTGTAGCGCTTGCTGGCACTCTGGGAGCGGTAGCCTTTGGTGCGCGGGGCGTGCTGTTTTTGGTTTTCCTCTTCGTTTCCATCCTGGCTTTTGCCTCTAACCTCTTGAAGAGCATGGACGAGATGCGGCAGCGGCGTTTTCGGGCCATGGGCGGCTACCTAGCCCACGTGGGTTTGGGGCTCATGCTCACCGGCATCATTACTTCCTCGGCCTACGACAAGACGCAAAAGGTAACCCTCGCGGAGGGTCAGCCGCAAACACTTTTCGGGTACACGCTCACCTTCAAGGGCATCCGCAACGACAACCCCTTGGAAAAGGATGTGATGCTGGTGGAGGTTAAGGACAGCCAAGGGCGCCTGCGCCAGGCTCGCCCCAGGATGTTCATTAACGAGAAGACCCAGCAGCTGGTGGCCCACCCCGATGTGCTGGTGCGCCTCACCCACGACTTATACATCTCGCCAGTGGAGTACAACCCCGGCCGTCCCCCGGAAGATGCCGGCATGGTGGAGTTGGGCAAGGGCGAAAGCACCCAGCTCGGGCCGCTCTTCATTACTTTCCAGGGCTTTGACATGGGCGGTGGCCACGAAACGGGCGAGGAGCTCTCCATTGGTGCCCGATTGCAGCTCACCACTGACGGCCAAACCTATGCCCTCACGCCCAAGCTGGTCTCCAAGCCCACCGGCCTGGAAAGCCACGGGGTAGAGGTGCCCGGCCGCCCGGGCATCAAGGTGCAGTTGGTGGGGGTGAATGCCTCGGCCGGCAGGATCCGCCTGCACGTGGCGGGTATCCCCTCCGGGGTGGCCAAGCGGGCCTTCCTCAAACCGGGGCAGTCCCTGGTTTATCGCGGGGTCACCTTGACCTTTGACACGTTTGACCTCTCGGATTTCGACCCCCAGGCGGGAAAGATCAACATCGGCGCGGTTTTCAAGGCTAAAACCGCCGACGGGAAGGAGTTTGAGGTCACACCGGCGGTGAGGAGCGGCGGCCAACGCCTGGACGCGGCCCTGCCTCCCCTTTCCGGGGTTTCCATCCGCATCGGCCAAATGAACGCTGACGAAAAGCTGGTGGAGCTTTTGGTCCTTGATCCCAACGCTCCCCCGGACCCCGGTGAACCGGCCCGTTTTTCCGCAGACGTAAGCGTCAAACCCATGATTGGCCTGTTGTGGACCGGGCTGGTGGTGCTCCTGGCCGGCGGGGTGCTGGCCGCCTGGCGGCGGCAAGAGGAGTTTGCTTAA
- a CDS encoding YybS family protein, translating into MEGTSHRENKGAAWSGPFVAGVVSLLFYGALFLVPLIGGFVALLSPLPLVRELALGRPAFAAWGWVLVVLVGAAFLAPSSWLTLAVTGYLLVAVWPTVSVEVWQRRPWSTGRWLAILTLGAWAVASSVAAAFLGPERVAEELPQLMVRWMLGHQQTAKLWGLGESELLQAVAGMLGYLTPFLVAIYVMGVGLLLWSKLPLLGFAQGRESFLAYVSEEWLPLGFVVGGLGWVFAPGAWGWLAANLLACVLALYFVHGTAIILAYLGPRWGSSRWVRMAVVVLGIQVPIAFIYAGLGLLDSFVRLRPSSDNEGSSS; encoded by the coding sequence ATGGAAGGCACATCACATCGAGAAAACAAAGGGGCGGCGTGGTCCGGCCCCTTTGTTGCTGGTGTGGTGTCGCTTCTCTTTTACGGCGCGCTTTTTCTGGTTCCGCTAATTGGCGGCTTCGTGGCGCTCTTGTCTCCGCTTCCCCTGGTGCGGGAGCTGGCTTTGGGGAGGCCAGCGTTTGCCGCTTGGGGCTGGGTGCTGGTGGTGCTGGTGGGAGCGGCGTTTTTGGCTCCCAGCAGCTGGCTGACCCTGGCGGTTACCGGTTATTTGCTGGTGGCGGTGTGGCCCACGGTGAGCGTGGAGGTCTGGCAGCGGCGCCCGTGGTCCACCGGCCGCTGGCTGGCAATCCTCACCTTAGGGGCGTGGGCCGTGGCAAGCTCAGTCGCCGCGGCGTTTTTGGGTCCCGAAAGGGTGGCGGAGGAGCTGCCTCAGTTGATGGTTCGCTGGATGCTGGGCCACCAACAAACGGCCAAGCTCTGGGGTCTCGGGGAGTCCGAGTTGCTGCAGGCGGTGGCGGGAATGCTTGGCTACCTAACCCCTTTTCTGGTGGCTATTTACGTCATGGGGGTTGGGCTTTTGCTTTGGTCCAAGCTGCCGCTTTTGGGTTTCGCCCAGGGCCGTGAGTCGTTTCTCGCTTACGTTTCGGAGGAATGGCTTCCTTTGGGGTTCGTGGTGGGCGGGTTGGGCTGGGTTTTTGCGCCCGGCGCGTGGGGATGGTTGGCGGCCAACCTGCTCGCTTGCGTGTTAGCCTTGTACTTTGTGCATGGAACCGCTATTATTCTCGCGTATTTGGGTCCCCGCTGGGGCAGCAGTCGCTGGGTGCGGATGGCGGTGGTGGTTTTGGGGATCCAGGTGCCGATAGCGTTCATTTACGCTGGTCTTGGCTTGCTTGACAGTTTTGTCAGGCTGCGGCCATCGTCAGATAACGAGGGGAGTTCGTCATGA
- a CDS encoding 50S ribosomal protein L25/general stress protein Ctc: MGELVIEVERRERFGKGASRKLRAQGLIPAVVYGGGKEPVPVVVNRKFVTELLHQEKGKNTIFLLRMKGTKQERHAMLKDFQVDPITQQYIHLDFIRVMKGQHVRVEVPVELTGESVGVKAGGFLDFTGRSLHIECPADAIPEKIVVDISGLHIGQHVTAADVSLPAGAKLLDDPHKVLVTIEGRAAAAEEELAAAPAGEEMAEPEVIRRGKAEAEEGEEES; the protein is encoded by the coding sequence ATGGGTGAGTTGGTCATCGAGGTGGAGCGTCGGGAACGCTTTGGCAAGGGAGCCAGCCGCAAGCTGCGGGCCCAGGGGCTGATCCCCGCGGTGGTGTACGGCGGGGGCAAGGAACCCGTGCCGGTGGTGGTGAACCGCAAGTTTGTCACCGAGCTTCTCCACCAGGAAAAGGGCAAGAACACCATCTTCTTGCTGCGGATGAAGGGCACCAAGCAGGAGCGCCACGCCATGCTCAAGGACTTCCAGGTGGATCCCATCACCCAGCAGTACATCCACCTGGACTTCATCCGGGTCATGAAGGGGCAGCACGTGCGGGTGGAGGTGCCGGTGGAGTTGACCGGGGAATCGGTGGGGGTCAAGGCCGGCGGGTTCCTGGACTTCACGGGTCGTTCGCTGCACATTGAGTGCCCGGCCGATGCCATCCCGGAAAAGATCGTGGTGGATATTTCGGGGCTCCACATTGGCCAGCACGTTACTGCCGCCGATGTTTCGCTGCCGGCAGGGGCCAAGCTCCTGGATGATCCGCACAAGGTCCTGGTCACGATCGAAGGCCGAGCTGCGGCTGCTGAAGAGGAGCTGGCTGCGGCGCCGGCGGGGGAAGAGATGGCCGAACCCGAGGTCATTCGGCGGGGCAAGGCCGAGGCCGAGGAAGGCGAGGAAGAGTCCTAA
- a CDS encoding ribose-phosphate diphosphokinase: MDGELPLIVLSGRAHPNLTERICDYLQITPGRIALFNFSDGENACQIEENVRGGDVFVVQPTCPPVNDNLMELLIILDACRRSSAQRITAVIPYFGYARQDRKDKPRVPITAKLVSDLLTSAGATRILTMDLHAAQIQGFFNIPVDHLFAAPVLIEEIKRQGLSNLVMVSPDAGGVERARAFAKRLDAGLAIVDKRRTSPNHAEVMHIIGDVEGKTCVIVDDIIDTAGTLVKTAEVLHQRGAARVLAAGVHPVLSGPAVDRIEASVVEEVIVTDTIPLGPRASQCAKIRQLSVAELLGEAIRRIHEAKSVSSLFV; this comes from the coding sequence ATGGACGGGGAGCTGCCGCTGATTGTGCTTTCGGGTCGAGCGCACCCGAACCTTACCGAGCGAATCTGCGATTACCTGCAAATCACCCCCGGAAGAATCGCGCTTTTTAATTTTTCCGACGGAGAAAACGCCTGCCAAATCGAAGAAAACGTGCGCGGCGGCGACGTATTCGTAGTGCAGCCCACCTGTCCGCCGGTGAACGACAACCTGATGGAGTTGCTCATTATCCTGGACGCCTGCCGCCGTTCTTCGGCGCAGCGAATTACGGCGGTCATTCCGTACTTTGGCTATGCCCGGCAGGACCGGAAGGATAAGCCGAGGGTGCCTATCACCGCCAAGCTGGTGAGCGATCTTTTGACTTCGGCGGGGGCGACCCGCATCTTAACCATGGATTTGCACGCCGCGCAAATTCAGGGCTTTTTCAATATCCCCGTGGACCATTTGTTTGCTGCCCCGGTCCTCATTGAGGAAATCAAGAGGCAGGGGCTTTCTAACCTGGTGATGGTGTCCCCCGATGCCGGCGGGGTGGAGCGGGCCCGTGCCTTTGCCAAAAGGTTAGACGCCGGGTTGGCCATTGTGGACAAGCGGCGCACCAGCCCCAATCACGCCGAGGTCATGCACATCATCGGTGATGTGGAGGGGAAGACCTGCGTCATTGTGGACGACATCATTGATACCGCAGGTACCCTGGTGAAGACGGCCGAAGTGTTGCATCAACGTGGGGCGGCCCGGGTGCTGGCGGCAGGTGTGCATCCGGTGCTTTCGGGACCGGCGGTGGACCGAATCGAGGCCTCGGTGGTGGAGGAGGTCATCGTCACCGACACCATCCCCCTCGGCCCGCGGGCCTCTCAATGCGCGAAGATTCGCCAGCTTTCGGTGGCCGAGCTTTTGGGCGAAGCCATTCGCCGCATCCACGAGGCCAAGTCGGTGTCCAGCCTTTTCGTTTAA
- a CDS encoding protein-disulfide reductase DsbD family protein — MTRWFLGFLLLANAVFAEEAVFSVAQAGWERRPQPGGEAGVVALEVRLQEGWHVNPPNPSDPYLIPTRVELQLPQGWEAGEPQFPQPKKVKLEVFEQAVELFEGSFWVRIPVKAPAGAGEVTLTGFLEAQACNNVSCLPPKKVAFSVPWGAMVSPPTANTVPSAPAGGAVAQGSVSERFAGASLLLQLFLVFLGGLALNLTPCVYPIIPVTVGFFLNQTGSSKRTALLASFYVLGMAVTYSTLGVVAALTGKLFGAALQSPWVTGGIVVVVLALAASMFGLWEIRIPAWVSGVAGARQGVVGSLVMGLVVGLVAAPCIGPFVLGLLAYVGQKQSVMLGFLLFFTLALGLGLPYLFLALSTRSLEKLPHSGAWMEGVRQLFGVLLVALAFYFARPLLPGDLGDKLLALSLVLGGFYLAVIARPGYEIAAVDRFMRAVTLALVLAGAWLWPHSGTTPAQELSWEKANAQVLQEAIAQGGPVIVDFYADWCLPCKELDEKTFSRPEVKAKLASFRRLKVDLTQISQETEELRKAYGVAGVPTVLFFYQGREAQDLRLTGFEGPEEFLRRVRKLVPAGSPAS, encoded by the coding sequence ATGACGCGGTGGTTTTTGGGTTTCTTGTTGCTGGCCAACGCGGTGTTTGCCGAGGAGGCAGTCTTTTCCGTGGCCCAAGCCGGTTGGGAACGCCGGCCACAGCCGGGCGGAGAGGCGGGGGTGGTGGCGCTGGAAGTTCGTTTGCAAGAAGGTTGGCACGTGAACCCTCCCAACCCATCCGACCCTTACCTCATCCCCACCCGTGTGGAGCTGCAGCTTCCCCAGGGGTGGGAAGCGGGAGAACCGCAGTTTCCACAACCGAAGAAGGTCAAGCTGGAGGTTTTTGAGCAAGCGGTGGAGCTCTTTGAGGGGAGCTTCTGGGTGAGGATCCCGGTGAAGGCTCCGGCGGGTGCCGGCGAGGTGACGCTAACCGGCTTCCTTGAAGCCCAGGCCTGCAACAACGTGAGCTGCCTGCCGCCCAAGAAGGTGGCGTTTTCGGTCCCTTGGGGTGCGATGGTAAGCCCACCGACAGCCAATACCGTGCCCTCGGCACCCGCTGGCGGCGCAGTAGCCCAAGGCTCGGTGAGCGAGCGTTTTGCTGGTGCTTCGCTTCTCTTGCAGCTTTTTCTGGTTTTTCTGGGGGGACTGGCGTTGAACCTCACGCCCTGTGTGTACCCCATTATCCCCGTGACCGTTGGGTTTTTCCTCAACCAAACCGGAAGCAGCAAGCGCACCGCTCTGCTTGCTAGCTTCTACGTGCTGGGTATGGCGGTGACCTACTCGACCCTGGGGGTGGTAGCCGCCCTCACCGGAAAACTTTTCGGTGCGGCGCTGCAATCGCCGTGGGTCACCGGCGGGATTGTGGTGGTGGTTTTGGCGCTAGCCGCCTCCATGTTTGGCCTTTGGGAGATCCGCATCCCCGCGTGGGTTTCTGGAGTAGCTGGGGCCCGCCAGGGGGTGGTGGGTTCCCTGGTGATGGGGCTGGTGGTGGGCTTGGTGGCGGCTCCTTGCATTGGGCCGTTCGTTTTGGGCCTCTTGGCCTACGTGGGGCAAAAGCAATCGGTGATGCTGGGCTTTTTGCTCTTCTTCACGTTGGCCCTGGGTCTCGGTCTTCCCTACCTTTTCCTGGCCCTTTCCACCCGCAGCCTGGAAAAACTCCCCCACTCCGGGGCGTGGATGGAAGGGGTGCGTCAGCTTTTCGGGGTGCTCCTGGTGGCCCTGGCCTTTTACTTTGCCCGTCCTTTGCTCCCCGGGGACCTCGGGGACAAGCTGTTGGCGTTAAGTCTGGTGCTCGGTGGCTTTTACCTGGCTGTCATTGCCCGACCCGGCTACGAAATTGCCGCGGTAGATCGCTTCATGCGGGCGGTGACGCTGGCTCTGGTGTTGGCGGGGGCGTGGCTTTGGCCGCACTCGGGCACCACCCCCGCACAGGAGCTTTCCTGGGAGAAGGCCAACGCGCAGGTGTTGCAGGAGGCCATTGCCCAGGGTGGACCGGTGATCGTGGATTTTTACGCCGACTGGTGTTTGCCCTGCAAGGAGCTGGATGAAAAGACCTTCTCCCGTCCGGAGGTCAAAGCCAAGCTTGCGAGCTTCCGCCGCCTCAAGGTTGACCTCACCCAAATTTCTCAAGAAACCGAGGAGCTGCGGAAGGCTTACGGGGTGGCGGGGGTTCCCACGGTGCTGTTCTTTTACCAGGGCCGCGAAGCTCAGGATCTGCGCCTCACCGGCTTCGAGGGTCCGGAGGAGTTCCTGCGCCGTGTAAGGAAGCTGGTGCCGGCGGGTTCTCCAGCGAGCTAG
- the rpsF gene encoding 30S ribosomal protein S6 yields the protein MALYELGLVLTPDLEDEAREAFIGELKQLLATQGATIVKEDVWGKRTLAYPIRHKREGYYLFWQFEAPGTAVAPLEYKLRLSDEVLRYLTLNLDRELRRARKLSAARAAQQAAKAAEQGTEAVPAPAAGEVGASPTEEA from the coding sequence ATGGCGCTTTACGAGTTAGGTTTGGTGTTAACTCCCGATTTGGAAGACGAGGCAAGAGAAGCGTTCATCGGTGAGCTCAAGCAGCTCCTCGCCACCCAAGGGGCCACCATCGTCAAGGAAGACGTATGGGGCAAGAGGACGCTAGCTTACCCCATCCGCCATAAGCGGGAGGGGTATTACCTCTTTTGGCAGTTCGAGGCACCGGGAACCGCAGTGGCGCCGCTGGAGTACAAGCTGCGGCTCTCCGACGAGGTGCTTCGCTACCTGACGCTCAACCTCGACCGCGAGTTGCGGCGGGCTCGGAAGCTGTCGGCAGCGCGCGCTGCCCAACAAGCCGCCAAGGCTGCGGAACAGGGGACGGAAGCGGTCCCCGCCCCGGCGGCCGGTGAGGTCGGTGCATCACCGACGGAGGAGGCCTAA
- the pth gene encoding aminoacyl-tRNA hydrolase has protein sequence MAAIVGLGNPGAEYERTRHNVGFRVVDELARRFRCGSFKPRPYALVAERSGSRRVLLVKPTTYMNRSGQAVAALCREEGLVPAQVLVVVDDVDLPLGQLRLRSRGGPGTHNGLRSVVEAVGESFPRLRLGVRGAQPWSDLAAYVLAPFTEEEEPVAEAMVQRAADCVEEALFSGLARAANRFNVRNALE, from the coding sequence CTGGCCGCGATCGTGGGTTTGGGCAACCCCGGAGCGGAGTACGAACGCACCAGGCACAACGTGGGCTTCCGGGTGGTGGACGAGCTCGCCCGGCGTTTTCGCTGCGGGTCGTTCAAGCCCCGACCCTACGCTTTGGTGGCGGAGAGATCAGGCTCCCGCCGCGTGCTGTTAGTAAAACCCACTACCTACATGAACCGCTCGGGGCAAGCGGTGGCGGCCCTCTGTCGCGAGGAAGGTCTGGTTCCAGCTCAAGTTTTGGTGGTTGTGGACGACGTGGACCTCCCTCTGGGGCAGCTGCGACTCCGTTCCCGAGGCGGGCCGGGTACACATAATGGCTTGCGCTCGGTGGTGGAGGCGGTAGGGGAGTCGTTCCCGCGGCTGCGGCTGGGGGTGCGGGGCGCCCAGCCGTGGAGCGACCTTGCCGCCTACGTGCTGGCGCCTTTTACCGAGGAAGAAGAACCGGTGGCCGAAGCGATGGTTCAGCGGGCGGCTGACTGCGTGGAAGAAGCGTTGTTTTCGGGGTTGGCCCGGGCGGCCAACCGCTTCAACGTGAGGAACGCACTGGAGTGA
- a CDS encoding LON peptidase substrate-binding domain-containing protein: MQAGFVLPLYPLDGFVLLPTLEVEVTPVGAVALEVIRRASAHDDLLVASFYEDEAVHEVGVRAQVIPTEKGRGSVIFRALSRCRLRQLEAEDIPMVRAENFPDTPRPLQRQEPLRRLLLRRFSRLWCDADRELCHGMRTLSLETLTWRLTAQLQLEPSQQQGLLNLADPVARGQVLLLALRELERRQRFLRPYMWLRKGGQWN; this comes from the coding sequence ATGCAGGCGGGTTTCGTGCTTCCCCTTTACCCGTTGGATGGGTTCGTGCTCTTGCCGACCTTGGAGGTGGAGGTCACCCCCGTGGGGGCCGTGGCCCTTGAGGTGATCCGCCGGGCTTCAGCGCATGATGACCTGCTGGTGGCTTCCTTCTACGAGGACGAAGCGGTCCATGAGGTGGGGGTGCGGGCCCAGGTCATCCCCACGGAAAAAGGCCGGGGAAGCGTGATCTTCCGCGCCCTCAGCCGTTGCCGGCTGCGCCAGCTGGAAGCCGAGGACATCCCCATGGTGCGGGCGGAGAACTTTCCCGACACGCCGCGGCCCCTGCAACGCCAGGAGCCCCTCCGTCGCCTGTTGCTCCGTCGTTTTTCCAGGCTGTGGTGCGATGCCGACCGCGAGCTTTGCCACGGCATGCGCACCTTGAGCTTGGAAACGCTCACCTGGCGCCTGACCGCCCAGCTCCAGCTGGAGCCCAGCCAGCAGCAGGGCCTGTTAAACCTCGCCGACCCCGTGGCCCGCGGCCAGGTTTTGCTCTTGGCCCTGCGGGAGCTGGAACGAAGGCAGAGGTTTTTGCGGCCGTACATGTGGTTACGGAAAGGAGGGCAGTGGAACTAA
- the rpsR gene encoding 30S ribosomal protein S18, producing MSKKKFLSKRKKVCKFTAEGIDYIDYKDVELLRQFTPVSGKILPRRVSGTSPIYQRKLTRAIKRARIMALLPFVGD from the coding sequence ATGTCCAAGAAAAAGTTCTTGAGCAAGCGCAAAAAGGTTTGCAAGTTCACGGCTGAAGGCATTGATTACATTGACTACAAGGACGTGGAGCTGCTGCGCCAGTTCACGCCGGTTTCCGGGAAGATTCTGCCCCGCCGGGTTTCCGGTACCAGCCCCATTTACCAGCGCAAGCTCACCCGGGCCATCAAGCGGGCGCGGATCATGGCGCTTCTGCCGTTTGTAGGTGACTAA
- the rplI gene encoding 50S ribosomal protein L9 has product MKVILNEHVPNLGDRGQVLEVKPGYARNYLIPKGLAYEATPANLARFQAEQKRWELRQEKEKTTASELAARLAGVELTFKRRAGEEDTLYGSVTASDIAEALEAKGFAVDRRKVVLPQHIKRLGTYTVELHLHRDVTVPLVVHVEPLESQS; this is encoded by the coding sequence ATGAAGGTGATTTTGAACGAGCATGTTCCGAACTTGGGGGATCGCGGGCAAGTTTTGGAGGTAAAGCCGGGTTACGCCAGAAACTACTTGATTCCCAAGGGCCTTGCTTACGAAGCGACCCCGGCCAACCTGGCTCGTTTCCAGGCGGAGCAGAAGCGCTGGGAGTTGCGCCAGGAGAAGGAGAAAACCACGGCCAGTGAGTTGGCCGCTCGCTTGGCCGGGGTTGAGCTCACCTTCAAGCGCCGGGCCGGGGAGGAGGACACCCTTTACGGTTCGGTTACCGCTTCGGATATTGCCGAGGCTCTGGAAGCCAAAGGGTTTGCGGTGGATCGCCGCAAGGTGGTGCTGCCCCAGCACATCAAGCGGCTGGGCACCTACACCGTGGAGCTTCACCTGCATCGGGATGTAACGGTTCCTTTGGTGGTGCACGTGGAGCCTCTGGAAAGCCAGAGCTAG
- a CDS encoding class I SAM-dependent methyltransferase, with amino-acid sequence MEGSPASRQVSWKGKLRRLLAAPFRFLLKDELGRIAETERALNRLREELGESQTQLATLGQALLEERATREHDLSDLRQAYLATRSEFEEVRDTRLPRVEADFANFQKAFLALQGELEQLRDVRLLVLERAAQGLQGAFDELQRELVRLRDEALPRVETTQGLLQKAHEQLQQELELVRDSRMPELARAVDALQRGLEAVQHLGEEIRDHRLPAASARLEALVERLFEEITVTRSLVDRLLAHEPLQVGVLEQPWEEELPEAVRRAWLRFLQSHRGSRQEILTRASEYVEVFRGAGPVLDLGCGRGELLEALTKAGIPAFGVDSDPAAVAECQRRGLEARVLDALEALAAQPQGSLGGVACVHLIEHLPAARWMKLFEHAARVLRPGGILAVESPNPETLRVGAGLFWVDPTHLRPVHPEAARFVAEAVGLELVEVRKLRPFPPEQQLAAQVNDERWRPIFQQLDAWLSGARDYLLVARKPFSEKAGS; translated from the coding sequence ATGGAAGGGAGCCCAGCCTCCCGCCAAGTAAGCTGGAAGGGAAAGCTGCGCCGCCTGCTGGCGGCGCCTTTTCGTTTTTTGCTGAAGGACGAGCTGGGCAGGATTGCTGAAACGGAGCGGGCTTTGAATCGCTTACGGGAGGAGCTCGGCGAAAGCCAAACCCAGCTCGCCACGTTGGGCCAAGCGCTGCTAGAGGAGCGGGCAACCCGGGAGCACGATTTAAGCGATCTGCGCCAGGCGTACCTGGCCACCCGCTCGGAGTTTGAAGAGGTCCGCGATACACGCCTCCCCAGGGTGGAGGCGGATTTTGCCAACTTCCAAAAGGCTTTTCTGGCGCTCCAGGGGGAGCTGGAGCAGCTACGGGATGTGCGGCTTCTGGTGTTGGAGCGGGCTGCCCAGGGGCTGCAGGGAGCTTTCGACGAGCTCCAGCGGGAGCTTGTCCGACTGCGGGACGAAGCTCTCCCCCGGGTGGAAACAACGCAAGGGTTGCTGCAAAAGGCGCATGAACAGCTGCAGCAAGAGCTGGAGTTGGTTCGCGATAGCCGGATGCCGGAGCTGGCCCGGGCCGTGGATGCGCTCCAACGGGGGCTTGAGGCTGTTCAGCACCTGGGCGAGGAGATTCGCGACCATAGGCTTCCGGCAGCTTCCGCCAGGCTTGAAGCGTTGGTGGAGCGGCTTTTCGAAGAGATCACGGTGACCCGCAGCCTGGTGGACCGCCTGCTGGCCCACGAGCCTTTGCAGGTGGGGGTTTTGGAGCAACCCTGGGAGGAGGAGCTGCCGGAGGCAGTCCGTCGCGCCTGGCTGCGGTTTTTGCAGTCCCACCGGGGGAGCCGGCAGGAAATTCTGACCCGAGCTTCCGAGTACGTGGAGGTTTTCCGCGGGGCCGGCCCCGTGCTGGATTTGGGTTGTGGCCGGGGGGAGCTGCTGGAGGCGCTCACCAAAGCGGGAATTCCCGCCTTTGGCGTGGACAGCGATCCAGCTGCAGTGGCAGAATGCCAACGGCGGGGCCTTGAAGCCCGCGTCTTGGACGCCCTGGAAGCCCTGGCGGCGCAGCCCCAGGGGAGCCTCGGTGGTGTGGCCTGCGTCCATCTCATCGAGCACCTCCCGGCGGCCCGCTGGATGAAGCTCTTTGAGCACGCGGCAAGGGTGCTACGCCCGGGCGGCATCCTGGCGGTGGAAAGCCCCAACCCGGAAACCCTCAGGGTGGGGGCAGGGTTGTTTTGGGTGGACCCCACCCACCTCCGCCCCGTGCACCCGGAGGCGGCTCGCTTCGTGGCGGAAGCCGTGGGTCTTGAGCTGGTGGAGGTTCGCAAGCTGCGGCCGTTCCCTCCGGAGCAGCAGCTGGCCGCGCAAGTGAACGACGAAAGGTGGCGACCTATTTTCCAGCAGTTGGATGCCTGGCTTTCCGGCGCTCGGGACTACCTTTTGGTAGCCCGCAAGCCTTTCTCCGAAAAGGCAGGTTCCTAG